A section of the Streptomyces sp. CG1 genome encodes:
- a CDS encoding NAD-dependent deacetylase — protein MDRPLVAILSGAGISTDSGIPDYRGPNGLWRRDPEAETLVTYEYYMADPEIRRRSWQMRQKNRTLKAEPNAAHRAVAELERSGLPVRVITQNVDGLHQLAGMPARKVLELHGSARGVVCTRCHARGPMADALARVEAGEEDPACEECGGILKSATVMFGERLDPVVLGEALAISKACTVFLAVGSSLQVQPAAGLVGVAADNGAHLIIVNAEPTPYDDIAHEVVREPIGTALPALLERLRRTGR, from the coding sequence ATGGACAGGCCCCTCGTAGCCATTCTGAGTGGCGCAGGTATCTCCACCGACTCCGGAATCCCCGACTACCGGGGGCCGAACGGGCTCTGGCGGCGGGATCCCGAGGCCGAGACGCTCGTCACGTACGAGTACTACATGGCGGACCCGGAGATCCGGCGGCGCTCCTGGCAGATGCGGCAAAAGAACCGCACGCTGAAGGCCGAGCCGAACGCCGCGCACCGGGCCGTCGCCGAACTGGAGCGGTCCGGCCTCCCTGTGCGGGTCATCACCCAGAACGTGGACGGTCTGCACCAGCTGGCCGGGATGCCCGCCCGGAAGGTGCTCGAACTGCACGGCAGCGCACGCGGTGTCGTGTGCACCCGGTGCCATGCGCGCGGGCCGATGGCGGATGCCCTCGCCCGGGTCGAGGCCGGTGAGGAGGACCCGGCGTGCGAGGAGTGCGGGGGCATCCTGAAGTCGGCGACAGTCATGTTCGGCGAGCGGCTGGATCCGGTGGTGCTCGGCGAGGCCCTGGCGATCAGCAAGGCGTGCACCGTGTTCCTCGCCGTCGGCAGCAGTCTGCAGGTGCAGCCCGCCGCAGGGCTGGTAGGCGTCGCCGCCGACAACGGCGCACACCTGATCATCGTCAACGCCGAGCCGACGCCGTACGACGACATCGCCCACGAGGTCGTACGCGAGCCGATCGGCACCGCGCTGCCCGCACTCCTGGAACGGCTGCGCCGGACCGGCCGGTGA
- a CDS encoding NUDIX domain-containing protein — translation MTTTPDFAMYIASLPRVLAGAAVLFRDAEGRVLLVEPNYREGWALPGGTIESDDGETPRQGARRETLEEIGLDREPGRLLALDWVHGTARPPLVAYLYDGGVLTETDLKAIRLQEEELLSWRLVPREQITAHLPGALGHRVLTALDVLADGTGTAELENGHRVA, via the coding sequence ATGACCACGACTCCTGACTTCGCCATGTACATCGCGAGCCTGCCCCGTGTCCTCGCCGGTGCCGCCGTGCTCTTCCGGGACGCCGAGGGGCGCGTGCTGCTGGTCGAGCCCAACTACCGCGAGGGCTGGGCGCTTCCGGGCGGCACGATCGAGTCCGACGACGGGGAGACCCCGCGCCAGGGCGCCCGCCGCGAGACGCTGGAGGAGATCGGACTGGACCGGGAACCGGGCCGGCTGCTGGCCCTCGACTGGGTGCACGGCACGGCACGGCCGCCGCTGGTGGCGTACCTGTACGACGGCGGGGTCCTCACGGAGACCGACCTGAAGGCCATCCGTCTCCAGGAGGAGGAGCTGCTGTCCTGGCGGCTGGTCCCGCGCGAGCAGATCACCGCCCATCTGCCCGGCGCCCTCGGCCACCGCGTCCTCACCGCCCTGGACGTCCTCGCGGACGGCACCGGCACCGCGGAACTGGAGAACGGCCACCGGGTGGCATGA
- a CDS encoding SDR family NAD(P)-dependent oxidoreductase: protein MSEQRVVLVTGGGTGIGAATARLLRAAGHQVVISGRRPEPLRRVAEETGALAHPSDAADPEAVHELVETTVTAYGRLDGVVLNAGIGRGGAVGDTAVEDWEELIRTNLTGPFLLLRAALPHLLAARGAVVAVASVAALRNSVGNAAYATSKAGLLHLCRSLAVDYGPQGLRANVVCPGWVRTEMADQRMARFAAEAGLAGGAEAAYEEANRLTPAGRPGDPEEVAEAIDWLLSPAASYANGAVLTVDGGVTTVGVGGAAFDYQIEARTPRL from the coding sequence ATGTCGGAACAGCGCGTTGTCCTGGTGACCGGCGGGGGAACGGGAATCGGGGCCGCCACCGCTCGGTTGCTGCGCGCGGCCGGGCACCAGGTCGTGATCTCCGGGCGGCGGCCCGAGCCACTACGCCGGGTGGCCGAGGAGACCGGAGCGCTGGCCCACCCTTCCGACGCCGCCGACCCCGAGGCCGTGCACGAGCTGGTCGAGACGACGGTGACGGCCTACGGAAGACTCGACGGTGTGGTGCTCAACGCCGGAATCGGGCGGGGCGGCGCGGTCGGCGACACTGCGGTGGAGGACTGGGAAGAGCTGATACGGACCAATCTCACCGGCCCGTTCCTGCTGCTGCGTGCCGCGCTGCCGCATCTGCTGGCGGCCCGTGGTGCGGTGGTCGCGGTCGCCTCGGTCGCCGCGCTCCGCAACAGCGTCGGCAATGCCGCCTATGCAACGTCCAAGGCGGGTTTGCTCCACCTCTGCCGCTCCCTCGCTGTCGACTACGGGCCGCAGGGGCTGCGGGCCAACGTGGTGTGCCCGGGGTGGGTGCGTACGGAGATGGCCGACCAGCGGATGGCGCGGTTCGCGGCGGAGGCGGGGCTGGCGGGCGGTGCCGAGGCGGCGTACGAGGAGGCGAACCGGTTGACTCCCGCCGGGCGGCCGGGTGATCCGGAGGAGGTCGCCGAGGCGATCGACTGGCTGCTGTCGCCCGCCGCGTCCTACGCCAACGGGGCCGTCCTCACAGTCGACGGCGGGGTGACCACGGTCGGCGTCGGCGGTGCCGCCTTCGACTACCAGATCGAGGCGCGCACCCCGCGCCTGTAG
- a CDS encoding trypsin-like serine protease yields MSGFRPHTARTSGLIAAATLAAAVSATPATAVQGPQAPAATAAATARLDIRLDTDHQRGCSAVLVAPQWLLTAASCFTDTPGATLAPGAPKLKTTATIGGSAQQVMNLVPRTDRDMVMAQLAKPVSGITPVPVAGSAPSAGDEVQAAGYGRTREEWVPDQVHTATFTVQNTGAATLELAAKSDGAAVCQGDTGGPALTTANGHTAVVGVDSRSWQGGCLGTDPAETRTGAMAARVDDLAGWVQQVAYSTTFANAPWKHAVQMTAGYYAGDSAGGTRHMDLIVVWDSGKVTLYQGGYGNDPARPFAAEHQLQPEKSIWTHAVNVTGTNTGGGTDGVVVRWSDGEMTLYPTVDAKGFHGEKQLAPPKTSEWENDAQQLTAGRFTANGLRDDLLVTFKDGHVSVFSDLAANGLKKQTQTVAKNTTWPYAEKLATGSFTGKTTDDVLVRWIDGETTIYPGMTGKSLPGEIRIRPAKSYWTNATAITVGAFTTNATATANDILVRWNDGHVSYFTGVDAKGLHDEIQLAPAP; encoded by the coding sequence ATGTCCGGCTTTCGTCCGCACACCGCGCGGACCAGCGGCCTGATCGCCGCTGCCACCCTGGCCGCCGCCGTGTCGGCCACGCCCGCGACCGCCGTACAGGGCCCGCAGGCCCCCGCCGCCACCGCGGCCGCCACCGCCCGGCTCGACATCCGGCTCGACACCGACCACCAGCGCGGCTGCTCGGCCGTGCTGGTGGCTCCGCAGTGGCTGCTGACGGCCGCGAGCTGCTTCACCGACACCCCGGGCGCAACCCTCGCCCCCGGCGCGCCGAAGCTGAAGACGACGGCCACCATCGGCGGCAGCGCCCAGCAGGTGATGAACCTCGTTCCCCGTACCGACCGTGACATGGTGATGGCCCAACTGGCCAAGCCGGTCAGCGGCATCACCCCCGTCCCGGTGGCCGGCAGTGCGCCCAGTGCCGGGGACGAGGTCCAGGCCGCAGGATATGGGCGCACACGCGAGGAGTGGGTGCCCGACCAGGTGCACACGGCGACCTTCACCGTCCAGAACACTGGTGCCGCCACCCTCGAGCTGGCGGCGAAGTCCGACGGCGCCGCCGTCTGCCAGGGCGACACCGGCGGCCCCGCGCTGACCACCGCCAACGGCCACACCGCGGTCGTCGGCGTCGACAGCCGTTCTTGGCAGGGCGGTTGCCTGGGCACCGACCCTGCGGAGACCCGCACCGGGGCCATGGCCGCCCGCGTCGACGACCTGGCCGGCTGGGTCCAGCAGGTCGCCTACAGCACCACGTTCGCGAACGCGCCGTGGAAGCACGCCGTGCAGATGACGGCCGGCTACTACGCCGGTGACTCGGCCGGCGGCACCCGTCACATGGACCTGATCGTCGTCTGGGACAGCGGCAAGGTCACCCTCTACCAGGGCGGCTACGGCAACGACCCCGCCCGCCCCTTCGCCGCAGAACACCAACTGCAGCCCGAGAAGAGCATCTGGACCCACGCCGTCAACGTGACCGGCACCAACACCGGCGGCGGCACCGACGGAGTCGTGGTCCGCTGGTCCGACGGCGAGATGACCCTCTACCCCACCGTCGACGCCAAGGGCTTCCACGGCGAGAAGCAGCTCGCCCCGCCCAAGACCAGCGAATGGGAGAACGACGCCCAGCAGCTGACAGCCGGCCGATTCACCGCGAACGGCCTGCGCGACGACCTGCTGGTCACCTTCAAGGACGGCCACGTCTCCGTCTTCAGCGACCTGGCTGCCAACGGGCTGAAGAAGCAGACCCAGACCGTCGCGAAGAACACCACCTGGCCCTACGCCGAGAAACTCGCCACCGGCTCCTTCACCGGCAAGACCACCGACGACGTGCTGGTGCGCTGGATCGACGGCGAAACCACCATCTACCCCGGCATGACCGGCAAATCCCTGCCCGGCGAGATCAGGATCCGGCCCGCCAAGTCGTACTGGACCAACGCCACCGCCATCACCGTCGGCGCCTTCACCACCAACGCCACCGCCACCGCCAACGACATCCTCGTCCGCTGGAACGACGGCCACGTCAGCTACTTCACCGGCGTCGACGCCAAGGGTCTCCACGACGAAATCCAGCTGGCACCGGCCCCTTGA
- a CDS encoding ALF repeat-containing protein — protein sequence MKRPSRSSGAPSKNTTAPIRGHRLALRGACAVLLPVTLAAGLLGAGPAAADDDSDDGGYPVSDRRLVVDAWTWGGPGVKAAAEKALVGSDEDVKKFLADKDAIGNDDDRVDASRMVAVGGPAVQEAAKNALMSTDPDAVWAFLKDGWKAPLQEDQRVEASRVINFGGPGVKQAGMAALKGTPEDVARFLNSGQYEAQETDDRVEASKIINDGGQAVKAAGKLALQGTPDDVVEFLEVGQFVARNKDQEHATIQQLLDQAQKAGVRAQAATEAAKVASARAKAASALAKQDAQRAAKETQAAKGDSQLAAARASQAADAARAAAGAAQEAIGAANAANESARVAAAAAAQTASAAAAAADAASRAQSAAAAAAGNASKAEDAKNAAATARAAALLAGKSAAAAQAAGDASRAAKAAAADSLAAGANANAAADAADAANAAADAAGVHSNEAAQAAAETRRHAAEANRAANAAQALAQESADAAYAARDAANSAADHANKAADAADDAAKHAGQAADAAKQADQQADAAKKSADTAALAVTTAKKVFDIARKTEAEDLTSRTNAAIERARSRKDQTDTLTSQTAANVLEARGLDDTAQALAAEAAKPDADTTALAAKGRRLALQALKDLGPLSQQAATTALSGTDADVIAYLRTGWQTTKAQETREKVFELTTDSPYQTVRTAAADALKGSDQQVADFYTTGQYTAANDDLRVKVSQINNAGGPGVKEASKAALATNDPRTLAAFIATGQYSARNDDERVAASKLVNDGGPEVKAAAKIALAGPADQLEAFLNVGQYMADRKDKLADTHNAQMQRLIAEASGIAATARKNSWLAVKAAADAHRSSTDAQKAANQAANSAHEAQGYAHDADVAATSAENSAAQARKSVATARAAADAADRDAADATESAAQAEFNANYARTSAAQADQSAADAHDSATAAGKSAKEAQEQASQAWQITMDKRRAEEAEARRQAEAARKAQAEAKKKTKHCHYIPRLGYYPDCVKDGGVMDPPINVDPQEAAMIYGGLWTLSGGKDVQDCVENPTLNKCAFAAMVVIPGVGELKAAKKVEEGVEGVAEASRAAKAAESSKYEDITRPGARMLNKSTDVGPVEFGKNLEANGWTRIDKGPNIMYEKDGARYFLRGKANTHEGWTADYYNPGSKKADIKIRLGEN from the coding sequence GTGAAACGGCCTTCGCGCTCATCAGGGGCGCCATCGAAGAACACAACAGCGCCGATCCGGGGACATCGCCTGGCACTTCGCGGCGCGTGCGCCGTTCTGCTGCCAGTCACGCTCGCAGCCGGACTGCTCGGCGCCGGACCGGCCGCCGCGGACGACGACTCCGACGACGGCGGATACCCGGTCTCCGACCGCCGCCTCGTCGTCGACGCGTGGACCTGGGGCGGCCCGGGTGTGAAGGCGGCGGCGGAGAAGGCCCTGGTCGGCTCGGACGAGGACGTCAAGAAGTTCCTCGCCGACAAGGACGCCATCGGCAACGACGACGACCGTGTCGACGCCAGCCGCATGGTCGCCGTGGGCGGCCCGGCCGTGCAGGAAGCGGCCAAGAACGCTCTGATGTCCACCGACCCGGATGCCGTGTGGGCCTTCCTGAAGGACGGCTGGAAGGCGCCGTTGCAGGAGGACCAGCGGGTCGAGGCGTCGCGGGTCATCAACTTCGGCGGTCCGGGGGTCAAGCAGGCCGGGATGGCGGCCTTGAAGGGCACTCCGGAGGATGTCGCCCGGTTCTTGAACTCGGGCCAGTACGAGGCGCAGGAGACTGACGACCGGGTCGAGGCCTCTAAGATCATCAATGACGGCGGGCAGGCGGTGAAGGCGGCCGGCAAGCTCGCCTTGCAGGGCACACCCGACGACGTGGTGGAGTTCCTTGAGGTCGGGCAGTTCGTGGCCCGTAACAAGGACCAGGAACATGCCACCATCCAGCAGTTGCTGGACCAGGCGCAGAAGGCGGGGGTGCGGGCGCAGGCGGCCACCGAGGCGGCCAAGGTGGCTTCCGCGCGGGCCAAGGCGGCCTCGGCGCTGGCCAAGCAGGACGCGCAGCGGGCGGCCAAGGAGACGCAGGCGGCCAAGGGCGACTCACAGCTCGCCGCGGCCCGGGCCAGCCAGGCCGCCGACGCGGCACGGGCCGCCGCCGGTGCCGCGCAGGAGGCGATCGGGGCAGCCAACGCGGCGAATGAGTCGGCACGGGTGGCTGCGGCGGCTGCCGCGCAGACCGCCAGCGCCGCCGCTGCGGCGGCCGATGCCGCATCCCGGGCACAAAGCGCGGCTGCCGCGGCGGCCGGTAACGCGTCCAAGGCCGAGGACGCAAAGAACGCCGCGGCCACCGCGCGGGCCGCCGCGCTGCTGGCGGGCAAGTCGGCCGCGGCCGCCCAGGCGGCCGGTGACGCCTCCCGGGCCGCCAAGGCAGCCGCGGCCGACTCGCTGGCCGCTGGTGCGAACGCCAACGCCGCCGCGGACGCCGCGGACGCCGCCAACGCCGCCGCCGACGCGGCCGGGGTCCACTCCAACGAGGCAGCACAGGCGGCGGCGGAGACCCGACGGCACGCCGCGGAGGCCAACCGCGCGGCCAACGCCGCCCAGGCGCTAGCCCAGGAGTCCGCGGACGCCGCCTACGCCGCCCGGGACGCGGCCAACTCCGCCGCCGATCACGCCAACAAGGCAGCCGACGCCGCCGACGACGCGGCCAAGCACGCAGGGCAGGCGGCGGACGCGGCCAAGCAGGCCGACCAGCAGGCGGATGCCGCCAAGAAGTCCGCCGACACCGCCGCCCTGGCGGTGACGACCGCCAAGAAGGTCTTCGACATCGCCCGCAAAACCGAGGCCGAAGACCTCACCAGCCGCACCAACGCCGCCATCGAACGCGCCCGCAGCCGCAAGGACCAGACCGACACCCTCACCTCCCAGACCGCCGCCAACGTGCTGGAGGCACGCGGCCTGGACGACACCGCACAGGCCCTGGCCGCCGAAGCCGCCAAGCCCGACGCGGACACCACGGCACTGGCCGCCAAGGGACGCCGGCTCGCCCTGCAGGCACTCAAAGACCTCGGCCCGCTCAGCCAGCAGGCGGCCACCACGGCCCTGTCCGGCACCGACGCCGACGTCATCGCCTACCTGCGCACCGGCTGGCAGACCACCAAGGCCCAGGAGACACGCGAGAAAGTCTTCGAACTCACCACCGACAGCCCCTACCAGACGGTGCGCACCGCCGCCGCAGACGCGCTCAAGGGCAGCGACCAGCAGGTCGCCGACTTCTACACCACCGGCCAGTACACGGCGGCCAACGACGACCTGCGGGTGAAGGTCTCCCAGATCAACAACGCCGGCGGACCCGGCGTCAAGGAAGCCTCCAAGGCCGCCCTGGCCACCAACGACCCCAGGACACTGGCCGCCTTCATCGCCACCGGCCAGTACTCCGCCCGCAACGACGACGAACGTGTCGCCGCCTCCAAACTCGTCAACGACGGCGGCCCGGAGGTCAAGGCAGCCGCCAAGATCGCCCTGGCCGGCCCCGCCGACCAACTCGAAGCCTTCCTCAACGTCGGCCAGTACATGGCCGACCGCAAGGACAAGCTAGCCGACACCCACAACGCCCAGATGCAGCGCCTGATCGCCGAAGCCTCCGGCATCGCCGCCACGGCACGCAAGAACAGCTGGCTCGCCGTCAAGGCAGCCGCTGACGCCCACCGGTCATCCACAGACGCCCAGAAGGCAGCCAACCAGGCGGCCAACTCCGCCCACGAAGCCCAGGGCTACGCCCACGACGCCGACGTGGCCGCCACCAGTGCCGAGAACTCCGCCGCCCAGGCCCGCAAGTCCGTGGCCACCGCACGTGCCGCCGCCGACGCCGCCGACCGCGACGCCGCCGACGCCACCGAATCGGCCGCCCAGGCCGAGTTCAACGCCAACTACGCGCGGACCTCCGCGGCACAGGCCGACCAGTCGGCCGCCGACGCCCACGACTCCGCGACCGCAGCCGGTAAGAGCGCCAAGGAAGCCCAGGAACAGGCTTCACAGGCATGGCAGATCACGATGGACAAGCGTCGGGCCGAGGAAGCCGAAGCCCGTCGCCAGGCCGAAGCGGCACGCAAGGCACAGGCCGAGGCCAAGAAGAAGACCAAGCACTGCCATTACATCCCCCGCCTCGGCTACTACCCGGACTGCGTCAAGGACGGCGGTGTCATGGATCCGCCGATCAACGTGGATCCGCAAGAGGCCGCCATGATCTACGGCGGACTGTGGACGCTCTCCGGCGGCAAGGACGTCCAGGACTGCGTTGAGAACCCCACCCTTAACAAGTGTGCCTTCGCCGCCATGGTCGTCATCCCCGGCGTCGGCGAACTCAAGGCAGCCAAGAAGGTCGAAGAAGGCGTCGAAGGCGTCGCCGAGGCCTCCCGCGCCGCAAAGGCAGCAGAGAGCTCAAAATACGAGGACATCACTAGACCCGGCGCTCGCATGCTGAACAAATCGACGGACGTCGGTCCCGTGGAATTTGGAAAGAACCTTGAGGCCAATGGGTGGACTCGAATAGACAAGGGCCCGAACATCATGTACGAGAAGGACGGGGCAAGGTATTTCCTTCGTGGGAAGGCCAACACTCACGAGGGGTGGACGGCGGACTACTACAATCCAGGGTCCAAGAAGGCCGACATCAAGATCAGGCTGGGTGAGAACTGA